A window of the Dongshaea marina genome harbors these coding sequences:
- a CDS encoding HD domain-containing phosphohydrolase — MVDGRGAKIHQQLAQRYILTEFGFVTAVFICYSVLIIRNYSANLKFFLGHQQRILQQVSSGRTDISVPVTSNDEFGVIARHTNLMIEGLAAKTLEVRQTRDVAILGLASLAETRDNETGLHIIRTQNYVKALAEWLYAEGHCRNELNEESIELIFKSAPLHDIGKVGIPDAVLLKPGKLTDEEWQIMKQHPQIGKLALERAEEQLGSNSFLRYAGEIALSHHEKWDGSGYPEGLVGEEIPLSARLMALADVYDALISKRVYKEAFSHQKAREIILEGEASHFDPLVVTAFIACEAEFRAIAEAHSDSAH, encoded by the coding sequence GTGGTTGATGGGAGAGGGGCGAAGATCCATCAGCAGCTGGCCCAGCGCTATATCCTGACAGAGTTTGGCTTCGTCACTGCGGTATTTATCTGCTACAGCGTGCTCATCATCCGTAACTATTCGGCCAATCTTAAGTTTTTTCTCGGGCATCAGCAGCGGATCTTACAGCAGGTCTCCTCGGGGCGAACCGATATTTCAGTTCCCGTGACCAGCAATGATGAGTTTGGGGTTATTGCCCGCCACACGAACCTGATGATTGAGGGGCTGGCAGCTAAGACCCTGGAGGTGAGACAGACCCGGGATGTGGCAATCTTAGGGCTCGCTTCTTTGGCTGAGACCCGGGATAACGAAACGGGCTTGCATATCATCCGCACCCAGAACTATGTCAAAGCCCTGGCAGAATGGCTGTATGCCGAGGGCCACTGCCGGAATGAGCTAAACGAGGAGAGCATCGAGCTTATCTTTAAGTCGGCTCCGCTGCATGATATCGGCAAGGTTGGGATCCCGGATGCCGTCCTGCTTAAACCGGGTAAACTGACCGACGAAGAGTGGCAGATCATGAAGCAGCATCCGCAAATCGGCAAACTGGCTCTGGAGCGGGCCGAGGAGCAGCTGGGGTCCAACTCGTTTTTACGCTATGCCGGAGAGATTGCCCTGAGCCATCATGAGAAGTGGGATGGCTCAGGCTATCCTGAGGGGCTGGTGGGAGAGGAGATCCCGCTGAGTGCCCGCCTGATGGCTCTGGCTGATGTGTATGATGCCTTGATCTCAAAAAGGGTCTACAAGGAGGCCTTCTCTCACCAAAAGGCCCGGGAGATTATTCTTGAGGGAGAGGCGAGTCACTTTGATCCTTTGGTCGTGACAGCATTTATCGCCTGTGAGGCCGAATTCAGAGCGATTGCCGAGGCTCATAGTGACTCGGCGCATTAG
- a CDS encoding 5-formyltetrahydrofolate cyclo-ligase, with product MAAFISNDHEIDTAPLLETLLPEHEIFLPVLHPFTPGNLLFIEHRPETELLKNRFNIPEPPLNVTRLCPIEELDLLLVPLVAFDHRGNRLGMGGGFYDRTLAPLVRMDKPPRLIGIAFDCQQVDELEPQPWDIPLAEVITPTRHLQFRLC from the coding sequence ATTGCCGCTTTCATCAGCAATGATCACGAGATAGATACAGCACCACTGCTCGAGACTCTGCTGCCTGAGCACGAGATATTCCTGCCGGTACTGCACCCCTTTACCCCGGGAAACCTGCTGTTCATCGAACACCGCCCCGAGACCGAGCTCCTTAAAAACCGTTTCAATATTCCTGAGCCACCGCTCAATGTCACCCGCCTTTGTCCTATTGAGGAGCTCGATCTGCTGCTGGTTCCCCTGGTGGCATTTGATCACCGGGGAAACCGGCTGGGGATGGGAGGCGGTTTTTACGATCGCACCCTGGCTCCTCTGGTGAGAATGGATAAGCCACCACGGCTCATAGGGATCGCCTTCGACTGCCAGCAAGTGGATGAGCTTGAGCCCCAGCCCTGGGATATCCCGCTTGCTGAAGTTATCACCCCAACTCGCCACCTGCAGTTTAGGCTCTGTTGA
- the zapA gene encoding cell division protein ZapA, whose product MTNPEDKTPTEAVEVTILDRIYKIACPAGQQEELIQAASQLREKIRDLKQRSRISNNEQVAIMVALNCCHELTLEKEKNHQYAENMDQRIKLLQNTIEQALTEHGSRLADDSKAVK is encoded by the coding sequence ATGACTAATCCGGAAGATAAAACGCCAACCGAAGCGGTAGAAGTCACGATCTTGGATCGGATCTATAAGATCGCCTGCCCGGCTGGTCAGCAGGAGGAGCTGATCCAGGCAGCGAGTCAGCTCAGAGAAAAGATCCGCGATCTGAAGCAGCGCTCCAGGATCAGCAATAATGAGCAGGTTGCAATCATGGTCGCCCTGAACTGCTGCCATGAATTGACTCTTGAAAAAGAGAAGAACCATCAATATGCTGAAAATATGGATCAGCGGATCAAACTGCTGCAAAATACCATAGAGCAAGCGCTGACAGAACATGGAAGCCGTCTGGCTGATGATAGCAAGGCGGTCAAGTAA
- a CDS encoding UPF0149 family protein has protein sequence MSTNKCPSYTDVAELFEQQELMTSPTEVHGLLTGFVAGGVSLKDRSWLGELDDLLNDGNPLAESCSETLERLTRCICEQLTERDGLFELMMPKSELPLDERLEYLSEWAQAFLVGLGLMQQKLNQASEELQEMIQDISSITQVSLDFEQEDESGEEAFMVLYEHLRLGVLMTFEEYGACNGGESSRVTLH, from the coding sequence ATGAGTACGAATAAATGCCCAAGCTACACAGATGTAGCCGAACTTTTTGAACAGCAGGAGTTGATGACATCACCGACTGAAGTTCATGGGTTGTTAACCGGCTTTGTTGCGGGAGGGGTATCGCTCAAAGATCGCAGTTGGCTGGGGGAGCTTGATGATCTGTTAAATGATGGAAATCCACTGGCCGAGAGCTGCAGTGAGACTCTGGAGCGTTTGACGCGCTGTATCTGTGAACAGCTGACCGAGCGAGATGGCCTGTTCGAACTGATGATGCCCAAGAGTGAGCTTCCTCTGGATGAGCGTCTGGAGTACCTGTCGGAGTGGGCTCAGGCATTTTTGGTTGGCCTGGGGCTGATGCAGCAGAAGTTGAACCAGGCATCTGAAGAGCTTCAGGAGATGATTCAGGATATCTCGAGCATCACCCAAGTGAGCCTTGATTTTGAGCAGGAAGATGAATCGGGAGAAGAGGCTTTCATGGTGTTGTATGAGCACCTGCGCCTTGGGGTTCTGATGACATTCGAAGAGTATGGGGCTTGTAACGGTGGTGAAAGTAGCCGGGTGACCCTTCACTAA
- a CDS encoding VC2046/SO_2500 family protein, which yields MDIDGRSLLVHELQLGQQLNLAVHQHRRRDFALLLSLISSDPMEQAVLKATPTLELLRQPLREQFELPEPRPLKPDSEDFARGVMLRGQFESGGLAAVRLQQAFYAEPLTAESGSSVPPEVLDDVTLRSQYRYQQQLSCVTSPAPDVSMLDILDQLNSKVA from the coding sequence GTGGATATAGACGGGCGATCTCTGTTGGTTCATGAGCTGCAGCTGGGGCAGCAGCTAAACCTGGCGGTGCATCAGCACCGGCGCAGAGATTTTGCCCTGCTGCTCAGCCTTATCTCTTCGGATCCCATGGAGCAGGCGGTTCTTAAAGCCACCCCAACCCTTGAGCTGCTACGTCAGCCGCTGCGCGAGCAATTTGAGCTTCCCGAGCCTCGTCCGCTCAAGCCGGACTCTGAGGATTTTGCCAGAGGGGTGATGTTAAGGGGACAGTTTGAATCGGGAGGGCTGGCGGCCGTGCGGCTGCAACAGGCCTTCTATGCTGAACCGCTGACCGCGGAGTCCGGGAGCTCGGTTCCTCCTGAGGTGCTTGATGATGTCACGCTACGCAGTCAGTATCGCTATCAGCAGCAGCTAAGCTGTGTGACCAGCCCGGCCCCCGATGTGTCTATGTTGGATATCCTGGATCAACTCAATTCCAAGGTTGCCTGA
- a CDS encoding TraB/GumN family protein, with protein sequence MGFRKLLVWLSLLLSVPAMASSQPPFWKATRDGQTLWVLGSIHVGSPALYPLPKPIEKAFKESDLLVTEANPEHISDEQQRTIDALTTLPEGTQLSQELTPDLYQKTIQQARALGLSNTTIQSLQPWYLATLMMAIATENAGYSSQYGIDLHFLKQASASDKPNFALESISEQFEYLSGMGTLQSSFLETTLNQLPQLPKELKKILVSWKSGDLEQLQAHLQQPNAPKPLKQYINQQLLERRTQHWVTELIKLKQPQIFVVVGALHLGDNNGLLKGLEREGYQLQRQPS encoded by the coding sequence ATGGGATTTCGAAAACTACTGGTGTGGCTAAGTCTGTTACTTTCAGTGCCCGCGATGGCGTCCAGCCAGCCTCCCTTCTGGAAGGCGACCCGGGATGGTCAGACCCTGTGGGTGCTCGGCTCTATCCATGTCGGAAGCCCGGCCCTCTACCCACTGCCCAAACCCATAGAAAAAGCCTTCAAGGAATCGGATCTACTGGTGACCGAAGCCAATCCGGAGCATATTTCAGATGAGCAACAACGCACCATAGATGCCCTGACCACTCTTCCTGAAGGGACCCAGCTTAGCCAGGAGCTCACCCCGGATCTTTACCAAAAGACCATACAGCAGGCTCGGGCGCTAGGGCTCTCAAACACCACAATCCAGTCTCTCCAGCCCTGGTATCTGGCAACCCTGATGATGGCTATCGCCACCGAAAATGCCGGTTACTCTTCACAGTACGGAATCGACCTGCATTTTCTAAAGCAGGCCTCAGCCTCAGACAAACCGAATTTCGCTCTGGAGAGCATCTCAGAGCAGTTTGAATATCTCTCGGGAATGGGAACCCTGCAGAGCAGCTTTCTGGAGACAACCCTGAACCAGCTGCCACAGCTGCCAAAGGAGCTCAAGAAGATTCTGGTGAGCTGGAAGTCAGGGGATCTGGAGCAGCTCCAGGCCCATCTTCAGCAGCCCAATGCTCCCAAGCCTCTCAAACAATATATCAATCAGCAGCTTCTTGAGCGGCGGACCCAACACTGGGTCACCGAGCTCATCAAGCTCAAACAGCCCCAGATCTTCGTTGTCGTGGGCGCCCTGCACCTGGGCGATAACAATGGATTATTAAAGGGGCTTGAGCGAGAGGGTTATCAGCTGCAGCGCCAACCCTCCTGA
- a CDS encoding OmpA family protein — MCNPSWADGFGYLGGKVGAGWLKESCATLTAPCDANGLALGGFGGWQFNPYIGLEAGYDYFGDLATSYRQGNQITQLDGPVTALTLAPRFSLPLNDYLSLYGKAGVAWVNYDHAQDSSMMGALGVQIDATPRWMVRLEYQLIPNLDDSSYGLSDQQAGMASLSLSYRLGYTSPEPPATTPPMLIEKTFDESRGQQWFSFDSAAISESMKAQLNELAELLSSYPQARVDIKGYTDSSGPAAYNLRLSKRRAMAVEGYLLSRDVAAEQLFVEGFGEKEPITSNQTRQGRAKNRRVTITIHSFSYQATPEQQPTTPEANSES, encoded by the coding sequence TTGTGCAATCCCTCATGGGCCGATGGCTTCGGCTATCTGGGAGGAAAAGTGGGTGCCGGCTGGCTCAAAGAGTCCTGCGCCACACTCACTGCCCCATGTGATGCTAATGGCCTGGCATTGGGAGGCTTCGGGGGTTGGCAGTTTAATCCCTATATTGGCCTTGAAGCGGGATATGATTACTTTGGGGATCTGGCTACCTCCTATCGGCAAGGGAACCAAATCACCCAGCTGGATGGCCCTGTCACGGCGCTCACTCTGGCCCCTCGTTTCAGCCTGCCCCTGAATGACTACCTGTCACTGTATGGAAAAGCCGGTGTTGCCTGGGTCAATTACGACCATGCTCAGGATAGCAGTATGATGGGGGCTCTAGGGGTACAGATTGATGCCACCCCACGATGGATGGTGCGCCTTGAATATCAGCTTATCCCCAATCTGGATGACTCAAGCTATGGCCTGAGTGATCAACAAGCGGGAATGGCCAGCCTGAGCCTGAGCTATCGGTTGGGATATACGTCTCCTGAGCCACCAGCGACGACACCTCCCATGTTGATTGAGAAAACCTTCGATGAATCCCGGGGGCAGCAGTGGTTTAGTTTTGATAGCGCCGCGATCAGTGAATCGATGAAGGCACAACTCAATGAGTTAGCTGAACTACTGAGCTCCTACCCACAAGCCCGGGTCGATATCAAAGGATACACAGACAGCAGCGGCCCTGCCGCCTATAACCTCAGGTTATCAAAACGACGAGCCATGGCTGTTGAAGGCTATCTGCTCTCCCGGGATGTTGCTGCAGAGCAGCTCTTCGTTGAAGGCTTCGGAGAAAAAGAGCCTATCACCAGCAATCAAACGAGGCAGGGCCGAGCGAAAAACCGCCGAGTGACAATTACCATTCACAGCTTTAGCTACCAAGCGACTCCCGAGCAACAGCCAACCACCCCAGAGGCGAACTCTGAGAGTTGA
- a CDS encoding TcfC E-set like domain-containing protein, with amino-acid sequence MPVKEPIYPQWLRPTQHKVIHQGASTEKAPEKSLISASGEQLVLSPEIKAMFESGLPLPIYLQVAGQSINPDSPQIGTATLTLNGNKYVLSEISIHLEEDKFELTTSLLHQLENSKNIQLRPNGAVTLKSGAELQFIPAQMTLRLQVEQSSFATTRKAKNDELGSSSTHELTGTLNYDLNAYHADSGSNGSLNLDSYTSFEEHHLNLDGSLFFGDEGKDQGTLDTLLYERDYHGYRVATGLLDGGSIQSLGNVSTLDYNTVYGASFGNAAESSRATKSSSLIPIILYFSTPGEARVYRNNKLIDIQRFELGSHELDTRDFPQGNYQVRVDIVTAGTVSSSRLYRVNKPMNYQQGDDLKWQLWGGMAKRSRTFSQVDAMLQTNLQTEEETKSLLGLSLASHIKDVLWSASLYQNGDTLVEEGQITLPLLSSLSVELGNLMASDNGRSYSATLNYDLPWQLGQTWFTHQDGHPGDREDLQGYFYTHAKSFGMSLNVGRMISGAGTLNASYEISDDLNFDDSGYQATQLTYQQQIYNSRYVNIQMTIGYNRNESTGSNNVSENYYGTLLFSIPLDYSLSLGLSHHEDGDSLDLSVEKQMDGFVTSAGADLSSDFDEQNSYNLYANYDGHYAQGMVSAQGDEQNHSVSISNSGSLAWTPHQAAPGDQQSESGLIVIMPEHIESGDTEVVVNDISYPLRSGRNFIPVDGYSRYTAYVRTAPTALEPTNWGLAMRVTPSTLAM; translated from the coding sequence ATGCCTGTCAAGGAGCCAATCTATCCCCAGTGGCTGAGACCAACTCAGCATAAAGTTATCCACCAGGGGGCAAGTACTGAAAAAGCCCCTGAAAAAAGTCTCATCTCGGCATCGGGTGAACAGCTAGTGCTATCACCTGAGATAAAAGCCATGTTTGAGTCAGGCCTGCCACTGCCCATCTATCTGCAAGTTGCCGGTCAGTCCATTAATCCAGATTCCCCTCAGATCGGGACTGCAACTCTGACCCTGAATGGTAATAAATATGTTCTTTCTGAGATTAGTATCCATCTTGAAGAGGATAAATTTGAGCTGACCACATCACTGCTCCACCAGCTGGAAAATAGCAAAAATATCCAGCTTAGGCCCAACGGCGCTGTCACGCTCAAGAGCGGAGCTGAGCTGCAATTTATCCCCGCTCAAATGACGCTGAGGCTACAGGTAGAGCAATCCAGCTTTGCTACGACTCGTAAAGCTAAGAACGATGAGCTCGGATCCTCCTCAACCCACGAGCTGACCGGTACGCTCAACTATGATCTCAACGCCTATCATGCTGATAGCGGCAGCAATGGATCACTAAATCTCGACAGCTATACCAGCTTTGAAGAGCATCACCTGAATCTGGATGGCTCACTCTTTTTTGGTGATGAGGGCAAAGATCAGGGGACCCTGGATACCCTGCTGTATGAGCGGGATTATCATGGATACCGCGTTGCCACCGGGCTGCTCGATGGTGGTAGCATCCAGAGCCTGGGCAATGTCTCGACCCTGGATTACAACACTGTCTACGGCGCCTCCTTTGGTAATGCGGCCGAGAGTTCTCGCGCAACCAAAAGCAGCTCACTGATCCCGATTATCCTCTATTTCAGCACCCCGGGTGAGGCCAGAGTCTATCGCAACAACAAATTAATCGATATTCAGCGCTTTGAGCTTGGATCACACGAGCTCGATACCAGAGACTTCCCCCAGGGAAACTATCAGGTACGAGTCGATATCGTCACAGCTGGCACCGTCAGCTCTAGTCGGCTCTATCGGGTCAATAAGCCGATGAACTACCAGCAGGGAGATGATCTTAAATGGCAGTTGTGGGGCGGAATGGCAAAACGCAGCCGCACCTTCTCCCAAGTCGATGCGATGCTGCAGACCAATCTGCAAACCGAAGAGGAAACTAAAAGCTTGCTGGGACTCTCCCTGGCCTCTCACATCAAGGATGTGCTCTGGAGTGCCTCCCTCTATCAAAACGGCGACACCCTGGTGGAGGAGGGTCAGATCACCCTTCCTCTATTAAGCAGCCTTTCGGTGGAGCTGGGAAACCTGATGGCCTCGGACAATGGTCGAAGCTATAGTGCAACCCTCAACTATGATCTGCCCTGGCAGCTTGGCCAAACCTGGTTTACCCACCAAGATGGCCATCCAGGCGATAGAGAGGATCTACAAGGCTACTTTTATACTCACGCTAAAAGCTTTGGGATGAGCCTCAATGTTGGCCGAATGATCTCCGGGGCAGGAACCCTCAATGCCAGTTATGAAATAAGTGACGATCTAAACTTCGATGACTCTGGCTACCAGGCGACTCAGCTTACCTATCAGCAGCAGATCTATAACTCCCGTTACGTCAATATCCAGATGACCATAGGCTACAACCGTAACGAGAGTACTGGTAGCAACAACGTCTCAGAAAACTACTATGGCACCCTGCTATTCAGCATCCCCCTGGATTACAGCCTGTCACTGGGACTCTCCCATCATGAGGATGGAGATAGCCTGGATCTGAGTGTTGAGAAGCAGATGGATGGCTTCGTGACCAGCGCCGGAGCAGACTTAAGCTCAGATTTTGATGAGCAGAATAGCTACAACCTCTATGCCAACTATGATGGCCACTATGCCCAGGGCATGGTGAGTGCTCAGGGTGACGAGCAGAACCACTCGGTGAGTATCAGTAATAGTGGTTCACTGGCGTGGACGCCACACCAGGCAGCACCTGGTGATCAGCAGTCTGAATCCGGTCTTATCGTTATCATGCCTGAGCATATTGAAAGCGGTGATACAGAGGTGGTCGTCAATGATATCTCTTACCCACTTCGCTCAGGGCGCAACTTTATTCCAGTAGATGGTTATAGCAGGTACACCGCCTATGTCCGCACTGCCCCAACAGCACTCGAGCCTACAAATTGGGGGTTAGCCATGAGAGTTACACCTTCTACCCTGGCAATGTAG
- a CDS encoding EcpB family pilus assembly chaperone has protein sequence MLAKATVSTVLVVHPTKAKLSYHYDPKTKALKNTGNTALKTVAYGDCLKQPKGIAHKKCQQIIYLTPGKSTHYSGIDLTAAGSSLGYWSNEQLVSIPLD, from the coding sequence GTGCTGGCCAAGGCAACCGTATCTACAGTTCTAGTCGTCCATCCGACAAAGGCTAAGCTCAGCTATCACTATGATCCAAAAACAAAAGCCCTGAAAAACACCGGTAACACAGCTCTGAAAACTGTGGCCTATGGGGATTGTCTGAAGCAGCCCAAAGGAATAGCCCATAAAAAGTGTCAGCAAATCATCTATCTAACTCCAGGCAAGAGTACTCACTACTCAGGAATAGATCTGACAGCAGCCGGTAGTTCCCTGGGTTACTGGTCTAATGAACAGTTAGTCTCCATCCCGCTGGACTAG
- a CDS encoding IS982 family transposase, with amino-acid sequence MINLEAIFVDVDDFCQVFLPAWQKQQISLGVKQRNRPSRLAVSEVMTIVIAFHRLGFRDFKSYYLQFVCKYWKSEFPGLVSYTRMLKLMQTTLVPLCSYLTHRQAKPTGIAFVDSTKLQVCHNLRIPRHQVFQGAAKRGKGTMGWFYGFKLHLIINDQGGVISVKLTPANVDDRTPLPEMCEQLWGSLYGDKGYISGPLAEELADQGVTLITSIRKNMKPKLMRLWDKLMLRKRFIIETVFDQLKNISQIEHSRHRSCVSFMVNLLAGLIAYTFQEKKPSIRMSRLEKEALMQI; translated from the coding sequence ATGATCAATTTAGAAGCTATTTTCGTTGATGTCGATGATTTCTGTCAGGTCTTTCTACCCGCTTGGCAAAAACAGCAGATCTCCTTAGGTGTGAAGCAGCGGAACAGACCCTCTCGCCTGGCTGTCAGTGAAGTGATGACCATCGTCATCGCATTCCATCGCTTGGGATTCCGAGACTTTAAATCCTATTATCTTCAGTTCGTATGTAAGTACTGGAAAAGCGAGTTCCCCGGCCTGGTGAGTTACACCCGGATGTTGAAATTGATGCAAACGACCCTTGTCCCTTTGTGCTCCTATCTCACCCACAGACAAGCAAAACCTACTGGGATTGCATTCGTCGACTCAACAAAACTTCAGGTTTGCCATAACCTTCGCATCCCTCGACATCAAGTATTTCAAGGTGCTGCCAAGCGTGGCAAAGGAACCATGGGGTGGTTTTATGGATTTAAATTGCACCTTATCATCAATGATCAAGGTGGTGTTATCTCGGTCAAATTAACCCCAGCCAATGTTGATGACAGAACTCCTCTTCCTGAAATGTGCGAGCAGCTCTGGGGTTCACTCTATGGAGATAAAGGCTATATTTCAGGACCACTTGCAGAAGAGCTGGCAGACCAAGGGGTCACATTAATTACCAGCATCAGGAAGAATATGAAACCAAAGTTGATGCGGCTATGGGATAAGCTGATGCTTCGCAAACGCTTCATCATTGAAACCGTCTTTGATCAGCTGAAGAACATCTCTCAGATAGAACACTCACGGCATCGTAGCTGCGTCAGCTTTATGGTGAATCTCCTTGCTGGCCTCATTGCATATACCTTCCAGGAAAAGAAGCCGAGCATCCGAATGTCTCGGCTTGAAAAGGAAGCGCTTATGCAGATCTGA
- a CDS encoding common pilus major fimbrillin subunit EcpA, with translation MRKYLLPFAATLALATTSLTYAATPDSSITKDSDTVTWKVSALKDDSARLIVVPNGDIEFKYLPKSKAFNVSDAAFHVELDNSNLTNVTGFKLEAQMGNQNSVASPNNARMTVDLYANGSKLQNGSWVSLVDTANDVAYDGLGDLDGQNSSTQSGNSSFQAMLSNLSCA, from the coding sequence ATGAGAAAATATTTACTCCCCTTCGCAGCAACTTTGGCCTTGGCAACCACCAGCCTTACCTACGCCGCAACACCTGATTCAAGTATCACTAAAGATAGCGATACGGTAACCTGGAAAGTCTCTGCACTGAAGGATGACTCTGCACGCCTGATTGTGGTGCCTAACGGTGATATTGAGTTCAAATATCTGCCAAAATCCAAAGCATTCAATGTCAGTGATGCCGCATTCCATGTTGAATTGGACAACAGTAACCTGACCAATGTAACCGGGTTTAAGTTAGAGGCGCAGATGGGGAACCAAAACTCAGTGGCCAGTCCAAACAATGCCCGAATGACTGTCGACCTCTACGCTAACGGCAGTAAACTGCAAAATGGCTCATGGGTCTCCCTGGTTGATACAGCCAATGACGTTGCTTACGACGGACTTGGTGATCTGGATGGACAAAATAGTTCAACCCAGAGTGGTAACTCCTCTTTCCAGGCGATGCTGAGTAACCTGAGCTGCGCATAA